Proteins encoded by one window of Camelus bactrianus isolate YW-2024 breed Bactrian camel chromosome 9, ASM4877302v1, whole genome shotgun sequence:
- the LYPD3 gene encoding ly6/PLAUR domain-containing protein 3: MGPTRKAGTRAVIWTTGWLLLLLPLLLREGVQALECYSCVQKADDGCSPQKTKTVKCPPGVDVCTEAVGAVETIHGQFSVAVRGCGSGLPGKNDRGLDLHGLLAFIQLQQCSQDRCNAKLNLTSRALNPAGNESAYEPNGVECYSCVGLSREACQGTAPPVVSCYNASDHGYKGCFDGNVTLTAANVTVSLPVRGCVQDEFCTRDSVTGPGFMLSGSCCQGSRCNSDLRNKTYFSPRFPPLVLLPPPRSTTAAPTTSVTTSTPAPTTSTSTTTTKPTPAPTSQTSPPEVKPETSREEVPAAGGAGGHQDRRNMGQYPIKDEAHNKGSAAPSAGWVALLLAAAAGILL; the protein is encoded by the exons ATGGGCCCCACCAGGAAAGCAGGCACCCGGGCAGTGATCTGGACTACaggctggctgctgctgctgctgccactgctgcttCGAGAAG GAGTGCAGGCCCTGGAGTGTTACAGCTGCGTGCAGAAAGCAGATGACGGATGCTCTCCGCAGAAGACCAAGACCGTGAAGTGCCCGCCGGGCGTGGACGTATGCACCGAGGCCGTAGGGGCGGTGGAGACTA TCCACGGGCAATTCTCGGTGGCAGTGCGGGGCTGCGGTTCGGGACTGCCCGGCAAGAATGACCGCGGACTGGACCTTCATGGGCTTCTGGCCTTCATCCAGCTGCAGCAGTGCTCCCAGGACCGCTGCAACGCCAAGCTCAACCTCACCTCGAGAGCGCTCAACCCTGCAG GCAATGAGAGTGCCTACGAGCCCAACGGCGTCGAGTGCTACAGCTGCGTGGGGCTGAGCCGCGAGGCGTGCCAGGGTACGGCGCCACCTGTTGTGAGCTGCTACAACGCCAGCGACCACGGCTACAAGGGCTGTTTCGACGGCAACGTCACATTGACTGCAG CTAATGTGACTGTATCCTTGCCTGTCCGGGGCTGCGTCCAGGATGAGTTCTGCACCCGGGATTCGGTGACAGGCCCGGGGTTCATGCTCAGCGGCTCCTGCTGCCAGGGGTCCCGCTGTAACTCGGACCTCCGCAACAAGACCTACTTCTCTCCTCGATTCCCGCCCCTTGTCCTGCTGCCCCCTCCTCGGTCCACCACTGCGGCCCCAACCACCTCCGTCACTACCTCTACCCCAGCACCAACCACCTCCACCTCTACCACCACTACCAAACCCACCCCAGCCCCTACCAGCCAGACTTCTCCACCAGAGGTCAAACCTGAGACTTCCCGGGAAGAGGTGCCAGCGGCTGGAGGTGCCGGTGGCCACCAGGACCGTAGGAATATGGGGCAGTACCCTATAAAAGATGAGGCCCATAATAAAGGCTCTGCAGCTCCGTCGGCGGGGTGGGTTGCTCTTCTGTTGGCTGCGGCTGCTGGCATCCTACTCTGA